A single Streptomyces sp. Edi2 DNA region contains:
- a CDS encoding inorganic phosphate transporter, with protein MEHITLLIGIVIVTALVFDFTNGFHDTANAMATTISTGALRPKTAVAMSAGLNLVGAFLSVEVAKTISGGIIDESAGIRPEVIFAGLVGAIVWNLLTWLAGLPSSSSHALFGGLIGATLVSVGTNGVHGDAVVMKVLIPAVAAPVVAGLAAMAATRLTYRLTRNRDEADTAKGYRAGQIASAALVSLAHGTNDAQKTMGVITLALITGGVVAPHADPPLWVIASAGLAIALGTYLGGWRIIRTMGKGITDIQPPQGFAAQTGAAATILASSHLGFALSTTQVCSGSVMGSGLGRKGGVVRWSTAGRMVLAWGLTLPAAGLVAAGAAFLAGQGTWGVAAVAVLALGICGAIWAASRRKPIDHSNVNEGPAAEPVGVVTAALRTVSPPPAGQPAPAADAPVADAPVTAPAADAPETAGIPAQTSGTDTPTTPAPRLKAATVSR; from the coding sequence ATGGAACACATCACGCTTCTCATCGGGATCGTGATCGTCACGGCCTTGGTGTTCGACTTTACGAACGGCTTCCACGACACGGCCAATGCAATGGCCACCACCATCTCCACCGGGGCATTGCGACCCAAGACCGCGGTGGCGATGTCGGCGGGGCTCAACCTCGTCGGTGCGTTCCTGTCCGTCGAGGTGGCCAAGACCATCTCCGGCGGGATCATCGACGAGAGCGCCGGCATCAGACCTGAAGTGATCTTCGCCGGCCTGGTCGGCGCCATCGTCTGGAACCTGCTGACCTGGCTCGCGGGGCTCCCCTCCAGTTCCTCCCACGCTCTCTTCGGCGGTCTCATCGGCGCCACCCTGGTGTCCGTCGGCACCAACGGGGTGCACGGCGACGCCGTCGTGATGAAGGTCCTGATCCCGGCGGTGGCCGCCCCGGTCGTGGCCGGCCTGGCCGCGATGGCGGCGACCCGGCTCACCTACCGGCTGACCCGCAACCGCGACGAGGCGGACACCGCCAAGGGCTACCGCGCGGGGCAGATCGCCTCCGCCGCCCTGGTCTCCCTCGCCCACGGCACCAACGACGCCCAGAAGACGATGGGTGTGATCACCCTCGCGCTGATCACCGGCGGTGTGGTCGCCCCGCACGCCGACCCGCCGCTGTGGGTCATCGCCTCGGCCGGTCTCGCCATCGCGCTCGGTACGTACCTGGGCGGCTGGCGGATCATCCGCACGATGGGCAAGGGCATCACCGACATCCAGCCGCCGCAGGGCTTCGCCGCCCAGACCGGTGCGGCAGCCACCATCCTGGCCTCCTCGCACCTCGGCTTCGCGCTCTCCACCACCCAGGTCTGCTCCGGTTCCGTGATGGGCTCGGGCCTGGGCCGCAAGGGCGGCGTGGTGCGCTGGTCCACGGCCGGCCGGATGGTCCTGGCCTGGGGTCTGACGCTGCCGGCCGCGGGTCTGGTCGCGGCGGGTGCCGCGTTCCTCGCCGGCCAGGGCACCTGGGGGGTGGCGGCGGTGGCCGTCCTCGCCCTGGGCATCTGCGGTGCGATCTGGGCCGCCTCCCGGCGCAAGCCGATCGACCACAGCAATGTCAACGAAGGCCCGGCCGCGGAGCCGGTGGGCGTGGTGACCGCCGCGCTGCGCACCGTCTCCCCTCCCCCGGCGGGCCAGCCGGCCCCGGCCGCCGACGCTCCGGTGGCCGACGCCCCGGTGACCGCCCCGGCGGCCGACGCCCCGGAGACTGCCGGGATTCCGGCTCAGACATCCGGTACCGACACCCCCACGACACCCGCCCCGCGCCTCAAGGCCGCGACGGTCTCCCGCTAG